The Thiorhodovibrio frisius genome segment CGACATCTCGCGCACCAGCTGGCAGAAGCGGCTGACATTGGCGTCATCAAGCGGCGCGTCGACCTCGTCGAGCAGACAGAAGGGGGCGGGGTTGAGCTCGAAGATGGAAAAGACCAGGGCCACAGCGGTGAGCGCTTTTTCGCCGCCGGAGAGCAGATGGATGCTGGCGTTACGCTTGCCTGGTGGCCGCGCCATGATGGTAACGCCGGTTTCGAGCAGGTCGTCGTCGGTCAGTTCCAGATAGGCATTACCGCCGCCGAATAGGCGCGGAAAGAGTGCTTGCAGCCCTGAGTTGACGCGGTCGTAGGTCTCCTTGAAACGGGTGCGGGTTTCGCGGTCGATTTTGCGGATGGCGCTCTCGAGGGTGTCGAGCGAGGACTGAATGTCCTGACGCTGCTCGTCGAGGTAGCGCATGCGCTCGGATTGCTCCTGAAACTCATCAATGGCGGCCAGGTTGATGTTGCCCAGACGCGAGATTTTGGCGCCGATCTCGCTCAGGCGCTGCTGCCAGAGATCGGCTGTGGCACCGCTTTCCAGCCCTTCGAGCAGGGCGCGCGGCTCCTTGCCGTCGGTGGCGAGCTGTTCCTCGAAGGTGCGGCGGCGCACCAAGCGCTCCTGTAACTGCACCCGGCGTTCGGCGAGGTCGGCCTGGGCATTGGCGTTGGCTTGCTCAAGGCGATGGCGTTCTTGCTCTTGCTCGTTGACTTCGGTGCTGAGCTGTTCCATCTGGGTGCGCGCGGCGCTAAGTGCCTCTTCTACCTCCATGCGGCGTTCGAGCTGGGTTTCGAGCTGCTCTCTCGCTTCGGTTTCGGGCTCGGCGGCGGCTTCGAGTTCCTTGCCGAGTTCATCGCGCCTTTGGCTGAGTTGCGTGAGTTGCTGCTCGGCGCGTTCTAAGTTGGCCTGGGTGGCCTCGCGCGAGGCGCGGCGGGTTTCGATGTTGAGCGTGAGCTCGGCGACCCGGTTGCGTGCCTGCTGTTCCTCGGCGCGGGCGCTGGTGAGCGCGGTGCGCAGGCGCTCGCGCTCGCGTCCGCACTGATCGCGCTCGGCGGCGACCTGCTCGCTGGCTTCGAGTGCGAGGGTCAGGCGTTCGCGCGCCTCTTCTAACTCTTCCAGACCAGTTTCGCGCGCGTCGGCCAGTTCAGCCAGCTCCGCTTGGAGGGCTTCGCCACGTTCGCGCAGGTGCTCCAGGCGCGCGCGCCCGGCGCCGATTTCGGCGTCCATGGCCGCGCGCTCGCGGCTGAGTTGGGTGACGCTATTGATGGCTGCTTCGCGCTCCCGCTCAAGCTGCTGGCGCTCATTGGCCAGGGTGATTTGCTGCTCGGCCAGTTCGGCGATGACATCGTCAAGCTCTTCGGTTTGGGCCTGAAGGCTCTTCAGCTCCTCGGCGCGTAACAGGCTGCCGGCCAGGCTGGGGCCATCGGGCGCAGTGCTGTGCAGCCAGTCGTGTGCGACCAGGGTGCCGTCGCGGGTGACCAGGCATTCGCCCGGGGCGAGTTGCTCGCGCCGGGCTAGGGCGTCGGTTAGATTCTCAGCGCATAGATATCGGCCGAGCAGTCCTTCGAGCGGCCAGTCGCTTGTGATGTGCGCGAGCAGACGGTCGGCATCAGCGACCGCGCCAGACGCGCGCGCCCTGCGGTCAAACAGCATCAGCCCGGTGCCGTCGGCCTGCTCGGCATGGCGCGCGAAGGCCTCACTGCCGATGGCGCCAAGAGCTTGGCCGAGCGCGGCCTCGACCGCGTTCTCCCAGCCGCTGGCGACCTCTAGCAGGTCGATCAGGCGCGGGGCGTCGAGCAGGCCCTGTTGATCCAGCCAGTTAGCACGGCTGTCATCGTCGCTGGCCAGGGCGCTTTCTTGCAGTGCCTCAAGCGACGACTGGCGACCGCGTGCGGTTTGCAGCTCGGTGCGCGCGGCATCCAGGCGACCGGCCAGGGAGCGGCGCTCCTCGTCGGCATTGCGCAATTGCTCGCTGGCGCGGGTTTGGGTATCGGCGGCCAAGCTGATGCGCTCATCCAGGCCCTCGGTGCGTTCGGCCAGGTGCTCGAGTCGGGATTGCAGTTCCGCCGTGTCCAGGCGCGCCAACTCTTGCTGCAAACGCTCGGCGCGCTGTTGATCCTGGTTCAGGCGTTGCTCAATTTGATTGATGCGCCCGCGCTCGATTTGCGCCTGCTGCGCCGGCTCGCTAACGCGCGTTTGCCAATCATCCCATTGCCGCTGGATGCCATCGAGCGCCTCTTGCGCTTGCTCGAGTTGCTCAGCGACGCCTTCGAGATGCTCGCGTGCGGTTTCCAGCGCGGGCTGGTCGCGTTCAAGTTCGGTATCCAACTCGGCCAGGCGGTCGCGGTCGCGCGTGTCGAGTTGCTGGGCATCGGATAATTCCTGCTCGACGCGGCTAAGCTCGGTCTGCTGACGGCCGCGGCGCTCGCGCGCGAAGCTGATGGCCTGTTCCAGCCGAGCGATCTCCGAGCCCACGGCATAGTATTGGCCCTGCACCTGATTGAACTGTTCGGAAGCGTCGGCATGGGCGGCGCGCAGGCGCTCGATCTCCGCCTCGCAAGCGCGTTGCTCGGCGCGATTGGCCTCAAGCGCGTTCTCGGCGGCGGCCAGGGCGCGCTCGCGGGTGTTGATGTCGGTGTCGAGATCGCGCCAGTGCAGGGCGGCGAGCTGGGCCTGGAGTGTCTCCTCCTGCGCCTTCAGCTGGCGATACTTCTCCGCCGTCGCTGCCTGGCGTTCGAGATGCTGCAACTGCTTGGACACCTCATCGCGCACGTCCTCGAGTCGCTCAAGATTCTCGCGCGTGTGGCGCATGCGGGTCTCGGTCTCGCGCCGACGCTCCTTGTATTTGGAAATACCGGCCGCTTCCTCAATGAACAGCCGCAGCTCTTCCGGGCGCGCCTCGATAAAGCGCGAGATCATGCCCTGCTCGATGATGGAGTAGCTGCGCGGCCCCAGGCCGGTGCCAAGGAAAAGATCCTGAATATCGCGTCGGCGGCAGCGCGAACCGTTGAGAAAATAACTCGACTGCCCATCGCGCGACACTTGGCGCTTGACAGAAATCTGCCCGAAAGCGGCAAAGGCCCCACCAGCGCCACCATCGTGGTTGTCGAACAACAACTCAATGGTCGCCATCCCCACAGGCTTGCGTCCGGTCGAGCCATTGAAGATGACATCCGCCATGGACTCCCCACGCAGCATCTTCGCCGAACTCTCACCCATCACCCAGCGTACGGCGTCGATCACATTCGACTTACCGCAGCCATTCGGCCCCACAATGCCGACCAAATTGCTCGGAAAAGGCACCGTCGTTGGGTCGACGAAGGACTTAAAACCGGCGATTTTGATTTTTTCGAGCCGCATGGGGTTGGATGCTAATCAATGGCAGGGCAAGAGGATACTTGAAAATGCGCAGCGGTTCCCAGGTGGCGGGAGCTGATGCCACGCATGGGCGCCTAAACGCGAGGCCAGACACTCATGCGAATGGCGCGATAGAATGCCTAGAAACCGGCGACTTGTTGCTGCCAGGGCAACAGGGTGATCATTGCCGGCCTGGTTAAGGGGTAAGCGTGTGCAGACGGATTCTTCGTGGCCCGAGTGGTGGGACTGGGAGCTTGAGTTGACGCCGCACCTCTTTAAGAGGATGGAGGATCGCGATTTCAACGAAGTCGACCTGCGGACCATGCTAGCGTTTGCGCCTAGGTTTCGACCCGACGTCATCGAGGGCCGATGGATCGTCGAGGCAAAGCACCATCAGCGCCGTTGGGAAATTATCGTTGAGCCGGATGTGATCGAGAAGCTCCTCGTGGTTGTGACGGCTTATCCACTTAAGGGGATGAATCCATGAAATCACCGTATCTGGAAGTCACTTTTCGGCATGGGCGCCCACTGGCGGCTTACCTTTATTTGCCGCGAGCGAGCGGTGAGAGGAGCGACTATGTCGAGCAAGCTGGCTCCGGGCTTCTGGTTGACTTCACCGTCGATGGAAAGCCGATCGGTGTTGAGATGACCGCCCCTGGGCATGTCAGCCTTGCCGAGCTGAATCAAGTGCTGGCCGCTTTGAACGCGTCAGCGGTGACGGAAGAGGATGTTGCGCCCCTGCTTGCGGCTTGAAACCCGAATGCCAGAAGTTGCGCCGGACTGGCACCGGCCGCCCCCCATTTCTTTTGAGGATGACAAGATGCCTAGCGAACCGAGCAAGACGCTCGAGACCTTTCCCAACCCGCAGCCGCAGCGCGATTACAGCATTCGCATCCAGGTGCCGGAGTTTACCTGCCTGTGTCCCAAGACCGGGCAGCCGGACTTTGCTGAGCTGATGATCGAATATGTGCCCGATGCGCTTTGCGTGGAGCTGAAGTCACTCAAGCTCTACGTCTGGTCCTTCCGCGACGAGGGTCATTTCCATGAGGACGTGACCAATCGCATTCTCGATGACGTGGTTGCGGCACTCTCCCCGCGCTTCATTCGGCTGACCGCAGAGTTCAATGTTCGCGGCGGCATCTATACCACGGTTGTGGCCGAGCATCGCGCGCCGGGGTGGACGCCTGCGGAGCCGGTGCGTTTATCGTGATCGCGCGTGCCAGTCGTCAGGATGCTATTGGAACCGGTTCGCCTGTCGTGATCGCGTCGTGATCGCGCGCGCGAGCCGGCGGGATGCTGGCGTCATCGGACTCGATGTCGGTACCTCCGGCTGTCGGGCGGTGGCTGTTGCCTGTGATGGCACGCAGATCGCCGAGGCGCAGGCCGAGCTGCCGGCCTCGGTGCGCGCCAACCCGGGCTGGGCCGAACAGCGGCCGCAGGACTGGTGGCTCGGGGTGCGGCAGGTGCTCTCGACCCTGGCAAGCCAATGCGGCGGGCTCAGGCTGCGGGCGCTCTGCCTGGACGCCACCTCGGCCACGGTGCTGCTGTGCGACGCCCAAGGGCAGCCGCTTGGCCCGGCACTGATGTACGACGACAGCCGCGCGCGCGAACAGGCGGCGGAGATCGAGCGTATCGCACCAATGGACTCGCCCGCGCGCGGTGCCAGTTCCAGCCTCGCCAAGCTCCTGTGGCTGCGCGCCCACCACCAGCCGGTCGCGGACGTGCTGGCGTTACATCAGGCTGACTGGCTGAGCGGCTGCCTGACCGGGCGCTTCGGCTTCAGCGACTGGAACAATAACCTGAAAATGGGTTTTGACCCGCAAGCCGAGTGCTGGCCAGGCTGGATTGAGCAATTCGGGCTGGCCCCGCTGCGCTTGCCCGAGGTGGTTGCGCCCGGCACCGATCTTGGCCCCATCACAGCGGAAGCTGCCGCTGCGACTGGCCTGCCTGCGGATTTGCGCATCCTCGCCGGCACCACCGACAGTACCGCCGCCGTGCTGGCCACGGGCGCGCTTGAGCCCGGTGACGCGGTCACCAGCCTGGGCAGCACCCTGGTGGTGAAAATGATCGCTGAGCAAGCGGTCACCGCGCCTGAATACGGCATCTACAGTCATCGCCTCGGCTCGGGCTGGTTGCTGGGCGGCGCCTCCAACAGCGGCGGTGGCGTGCTGGCGCAGTTTTTCTCGCCGCAGGAACTGAAATCCCTCAGCGCCAGGATCGACCCAACGCGCGACAGCGGTCTTGGCTATTATCCGCTCCCCGGCGTCGGCGAGCGCTTTCCAACAAATGATCCGAATCTGGCACCGCGCATGCAGCCACGCCCGGCATCGGATGTGCAATTTCTGCGTGGCCTGCTCGAAGGCATCGCCCGCATCGAGCAGGCTGGATACGAGCGTTTGCAGCAACTCGGCGCACCGGCACCGAGACGGGTGCTCACCATTGGCGGCGGCGCGCGCAATACCGCATGGACCTGTCTGCGCGAACGCTTGCTGGGCGTCCCGGTGGAGCCTGCCGAGCAGCAGCAGGCTGCTTATGGCGTCGCGCGGTTAGCGCTGAGAACGCATCATTAAGATGCGTTTTGGAGATGTGTTCTGATCTTTAGCGAGCTCAGGTCAACCGTTACAAGGGATATCGCAAGAAAATGACGGACATCACGCTACAATCCCGCCCGCCGCGCATTGGCGTGATCGGGCTTGGTTATGTCGGCCTGCCGCTGGCGGTGGAGCTGGCGAAGCATTTCCTGACCACTGGCTTCGATATCAAGCGCGAGCGCATCGCTGAGCTTGAGCGCGGGGAGGACAGCTCCCGCGAGGTCTCGCCTGCTGAGCTTGCGGAGATCGCGGCGCTGCCCGAGCCTTTGCGCTACGCCCATGACCCGGAGCAGCTTCGCGACTGCAATCTGTTTATCGTCACGGTGCCGACACCGATCAATGAGTACCGCCAGCCCGACTTTCGCCCGCTCGAGTCCGCCAGTCGGCTGCTCGGCGGCATCATCGGGCGCGGCGCCATTGTGATCTATGAATCCACCGTCTACCCCGGTGCGACCGAGGAAGTCTGCGTGCCGCTGATCGAGCAGGGCTCGGGGCTGATTTTCAATCAGGACTTTTTTGTCGGCTACAGCCCGGAGCGCATCAATCCGGGCGACGCTGAGCGGCGCCTGCCCAACATCAAAAAGGTCACCTCGGGTTCGACGCCGGAGGTGGCGGCTTATGTTGATGCGCTCTATCGACGCATCATCACCGCTGGCACCCATCCGACCAGCAGCATCCGCGTGGCCGAGGCGGCCAAGGTCATCGAAAATACCCAGCGCGATGTGAATATCGCGTTGATCAACGAGCTGGCGCTGATTTTCAACCGGCTCGGCATCGACACTGATGAGGTGCTGGCCGCCGCTGGCAGTAAATGGAATTTCCTGCCCTTTCGGCCCGGACTGGTGGGCGGGCACTGCATCGGGGTTGATCCTTATTACCTGACCCACAAGGCGCAGGCCATCGGCTATCAGCCGGAGATTATCCTGGCTGGCCGGCGGCTGAACGACAGCATGGGCGCCTTCGTGGCTGGCGAGGTGATTAAGGCTCTGTGCCGGCGCGCGCGCATCGGTCCGGACACTCGCGCGCTGGTGATGGGGCTTACCTTCAAGGAAAACTGCCCGGATCTGCGCAATACCCGGGTGGTCGATATTCTCGCCGAGCTGCGCGACCATGGCATCGGCTGCGATGTGCATGATCCCTGGGCCAGTGCTGCCGAGGCCGAGTCTGAGTATGGGCTCAAGCTGGTCGACTGGCCGACCGCTCCCGCCTACGATGCCGTGATTCTCGCCGTCGCGCATCGCGACTATGCCGCCATGGGCAGCGAGGCGGTGCGCGCGGTGCTCAAGCCGGGCGGCGTGCTCTATGATGTGAAGCACTTGTTTCCCAAGGATGCGGTCGACGGGCGGCTCTAGACGAGATGCGAAACCAAGAGGAAATACAGCCATGAAAGTCTTGATTACCGGTGCGGCCGGATTCATCGGCTCCGCTCTGGGGCTGCGGCTCCTTGAGCGCGGCGACGAGGTCGTCGGCGTCGACAACCTGAACGACTACTATGATCCGGAGCTCAAGCGCGCCCGTTTGGCCCGGCTAACCGATCACGCCGGCTTCACCGATCTTCGCCTGGACCTCGAAGACCGCCCCGGCATGGCCGAGGCCTTCGCCAAGCACCGCCCGCAGCGGGTGGTGAATCTGGCCGCCCAGGCCGGGGTGCGCTATTCGATCGAAAATCCGCTGGCCTATGTCGACAGCAACCTGCTGGGCTTTGCCAATGTGCTCGAAGGTTGCCGGCACAACGGGGTGGAGCACCTGGTCTATGCCTCGAGCAGCTCGGTCTATGGCGCCAACACCAGCATGCCCTTCTCGGTGCATGACAATGTCGACCATCCACTGAGCCTCTATGCCGCGAGCAAAAAAGCCAACGAGCTGATGGCCCACACTTACAGCCATCTCTACCGGCTGCCAACCGCCGGTCTGCGCTTTTTCACCGTCTATGGTCCCTGGGGCCGACCGGACATGGCGCTGTTCAAATTCACCCGAGCCATTCTCGCCGGAGAGCCCATCGATGTGTTCAACCACGGGCACCACCGGCGCGATTTCACCTATATCGACGATATCGTCGAGGGTGTGATCCGGGTGCTCGACCGCCTGCCTGAGCCGAACCCCGACTGGGACGGCGCGCGCCCGGATTCCGCCACCAGCCTGGCGCCCTATCGGCTCTACAACATCGGCAACAGCCAGCCGGTGGAGCTGATGCGCTACATCGAGGTGCTGGAGCAGGCGCTCGGGCGCGAGGCACGCAAGAACCTGCTGCCGTTGCAGCCGGGTGATGTGCCAGATACCTATGCCGATGTCACTGAGCTGATCGAAGACACTGGCTATCGGCCGCAGACGTCGGTCGAGCAGGGCGTGGGGCGCTTCGTGGATTGGTACCGGGACTACTTTGGGGTTTGATGCGTCAGCTTTGCAGCCGGCCAGCCTTTGCGATGCGGATGCCAGTCAACTCGCGCGCTGATCTATTCTGACACCGGGGGCCTGAGAGCCTGTGACAGCGCACGAATTCGCGCGCGCGATTGTGGCTGTCCGCCAAAGGCTGGTGCGTGCAGCCAGCGCTGAATGAAAGTCCAGGATGGGGCAATGCCATCATGGGGCAGGCGGCAGGCGGAGCAGTCCTTGCGGGGCGTGCCGCGCGCATCGGTGAAGAGCTGGTAGGGACCGGGGCACTCCCGCTCGATCAGGGGGCAGTAGCAAAACAGACAATTAAACGCGCGGCGCACCCCAGGGTGGCAGGGATAATACTCGCAAGCGCTGTGGGTGAACCCTTTGAAAGCCGCTGGTTTCGGGGGAGGCGGCAGATGATCCTTCTGGCTCTGATCCTCGGGTGCCGGAGCGCGGAAGGTTGGCACGGTATCGGCTGACCCGGGATCCGCACCAATATCCCCCCGTCTATCTGAATCAGTCATCTGTCTTAGCCATCCAGACTGACTATCCGCACTCGCGATCCGTCTTGGCCATCCGCCTCAGGCGTCCGCTGGTTGACGGCTGCTGGCCACTTCCGCCTCGGCGAATGTGGCCATGTCGTTGTGCAGGGCGCAGGCCATGCGCAGCATGGGGACCGCCATTGCCGCGCCGCTGCCTTCGCCCAAGCGCATGCCAATGTCCAGCAAGGGCTTTGCGTGCATGGCTTCTAGCATCAGGCGATGGCCCGGCTCGGCCGAGTTGTGGGAGAAGAGGAACCACTTCTCCGCGCCTAGGCACAGACGCGTGGCGGTTAGGGCTGCGGCGCTGCTGATAAAGCCGTCAATCACCACCGGTAGCCCGATTTGCGCGCAGGCGACATAGGCGCCTGCCAGTGCCGCGATCTCAAAGCCGCCGAGGCAGCGCAAGGTCTCAAGCGGAGATGCGCAAGCCTCCCGGTGTTGGCGCAGCGCGGAGGCAATAACGGCGGTTTTTCTGGCGACCCCGGCCAGGTCCAGTCCAGTGCCCGGGCCAGCGAGAATCTCTGCTGGCTGGCCGAGCAGTGCGCAGGCGATGGCCGCAGCCGAGGTTGTGTTGCCAATACCCATCTCCCCGCCAATAAAAAGCTCGCATCCCTGCAAGTGGGCGCGCTCAACTGCATGGCGGCCCGCTCCCAGCGCGCAGGCGAGCTGATGCTCGGTCATGGCCGGATGTTCATCGAAACTCGCCGTGCCGGGGCCCAGGCGATAGTCCTTGACGCCGGGTAGGGGGCCGGGATCAATGACCGTGCCCAGATTCACCACTTCAAACTCCGCGCCGAGCTGTTTGGCCAGCACGCTGATGGCGGCTCCGCCGGCGGCAAAGTTGCGCACCATGGCGGCGGTGACCTCTTGCGGAAAGGCTGATACCCCCGCGCGTGCAATGCCGTGATCGCCAGCAAAGACGACGATCTGAATGCGTTCAACTTGCGGGCGCTCGCGCGCTTGGAGTTCGGCAAGCTGGCAGGCAAGATGCTCGAGCCGGCCGAGGGAGCCTGGCGGTTTGGTGAGCTGGTCCTGACGCGCTTCGGCGCCTTTGCGGTGTTTGGTGCTGGGTTGGACGGCGGCGATGCCGAGCCATTCGATGGTGGGGGAGGGTTGGTTGTTCAGAAGTCTCGGCCTCGTCGTTTGCGCTGGGTTGTTTGGGAGTATCGGGCGACTGTGGCGCCCCTAATCTGCATCAGTACACTGTCGCACCGGGGGCTGCAACTGGTGCGCCGATGACAACCCGCTATTGTCGCGCAAAGTGCGGCTGAGCCCAATGGTAAATGCCGGTTCTTTTTGGGATGTATTCACGGCGTCCCCCGTGGCCGTCACCCGGCCCAGAACGAGACGAGATTTCAAGGGGGCTCGGTATTTCGGACGGACCAGGATGCCCGAGTGACAAAAAAAACGCCCGGCGGGGCCGGGCGTTTGGTTGGGTGTTGGACCGGAGATCAGTCTTCGCCGATGGGGTTCTCGGCCACGGCGATCAGTACCGGATCGGTCAGATCTTTAGGCAAGTGGGTGAATTTCTCCACCAGCTTGGGCCACAAAAGGTTGTAGTAAAGCTCGCCGCGCACCAAGGCGACGGTTTCCGCCGGGATTTCATAGACCAGGGTGCGTTCCTCATGGGGTCCAAGGCGGGTGTCCTCGCCAGGTTTTGTGGCCACAGGCGGCATGGCGGGCTTGCCTTCATCATCGGTCATGGAATAGGAGAAGTAGGCTTGAGGATCATCCTTGCCCGGATGGCCTTCGGCACTCTCCCAGACAACGGTGCCGCTTTCATCGTATGCCGTGAGCTTCAGATAGACATTGCGGAAGGGTGCGCCGGTGGGCATGGAGTGCGGCAGCTGGTTTTTGAGATAAACCGTGGTTTTGAGATTGTCGCCATCGCTCTCGGTGTCGATATCAAAAATGACTGCGCGTTCGAGCATTGCTGGGCTATGACCGCCGCCCATGGAATGGTCGGCCAGTCCCTCGGCAATTGGCATGTGGCAGGCAATGCAGTTGACTTGCGACTCACTCTGCTCGTATTCGTTGCCGGTCTGGCATAAAGGCACGCCGTGCGGGTTATTGCGCTGGTCATGGCAGCCCATGCAGGCATCCGAGCTTTTCATCAGCTTGGGATTACCGGCCATGGGAAGAGCCGGAATCTGCTTGCCCTCGTATTCCACCGGCTCGCCAAAGTGTGGATTGGGCTTTTGCGAATCCGCCCCACCCACTCCGGCGCCGCCGAAGAGATCATCGCCGCTGCTGGCAAGCTCGGCGAGCTTGTTGTTCATGCCCGATGGGCCTTGCAGCTGGTCTGAGATCTCATAGGACTTCAAGCCCAGCATCAATTTGCCATCTGGGCCGTCGACACCATTGAACTGAGCCAGCGTATGACAGGCGACGCAATTGACCCCTTCTTGGTAAGCGGGTTTGGCATCGAGCTTGGTTGTTTTATCGATTGCAGCGTTCGGAGCATGGCATTGCAGGCAAATAGGAAATTTGCCAGATGCTTTCAGAGTGACGCCTTCTTGAGTTGGATCGCCAGCGACATTTTTATAGAAAGTAGCATGAATAGGATCGGTTAATGCCGTGCTATTGGCATGCATTGAACCTTGCCATTGTTTAAATATTTCCTGATGACAGTTCGCGCACACTTCGGAAGAGACGTGGTGGATGTTGGTGGCTGCCTCAGCGGATTCCTCCGCCAGGGCCAGGTTGCCGAGTCCGGCAAAGACGCAGGCAAACACAATAAGGGCCGTCGCCACAGGTGCTGTGACGCGATGGAGTCGAGCTGAGATCATAATTATCCTCCCGGTGGTATTTCTGCCCACTTTGAATATCATGGAAGCCTCGAGACCTGAGTCTGCTGAGCGAGGTGATGATGACATGATAATGGTGCCGGGAAACATGGCGCAGGTCAATAAAGGCCGATTGCCAGTCACGGCCCTTCTTGATTTAATCAGACCGGTTCGACAAAAGCTGCCAGACAGGGCTGTTCCATTGGTTTAATCAAAAATTCTAACATTAGAATATGCTAATTCAGTGGTTGCTAATGTTGCTGCGCGATGGTATCGCCTTTGGTATTTATCCTGTTGATCTGTTTAGCCAGCCGCTTCTCTTCCTTGACTTGGCTTGCGAATGACACCCTGAAACATTGATGTAACTCTCGGCGATTCTGAAGGTGCGCTCATGAAGTATCCGATTATGTGTTCGGTCATTCTCCCTGTCTTTCTTCTGCTTGCAGTTCCGGCACAGGCGGCCAAGGTCAAGTTGGACCCGAGCCATTGGGGTCATCCTGAGGGTGAAAACTGCGTGAGTTGCCATACTAAGTCATCGCCCGGTTTGGCCGAGCAATGGCGCGGTAGCGCGCATCATCAGGCGGGGGTGAACTGCATGGACTGCCACCAGGCTGATCCGGCCGATGCCGATGCCATTACCCATGAGGGGCAGGTGATCTCGGTGATCGTGTCGCCCAAGGACTGCGGCCGCTGTCATCAGACGGAACTCGATGAGCAGTCCGGCTCGGTCCATGCCGAGGCCCATGCCATCATCAGCGAGCGGGTGCCGGCGCTGGCGCACAATCTGACCGGCGCAGCCATGCAGGCAGCGGGCTGCGACCAGTGTCATGGCTCGGCCGTGAAGGTGCGTGGCGATGGCAGCCTTGATCCTGCCACCTGGCCCAATTCCGGCATTGGGCGCATCAATCCCGATGGTTCCAAGGGCTCCTGTTCCTCCTGTCATGGCCGCCATGCCTTCTCCAAGGCGCAGGCGCGCGAGCCCGATGCTTGCGTGCGCTGCCACTCAGGGCCGGATTCGCCAGACAAGGAAGTCTTTGAAGCCTCCAAGCACGGGATGATCTACAAAGCTCAGCATGAGGCGATGAACCTGGATGCCGATACCTGGGTTGCCGGGCAGGACTACAC includes the following:
- the smc gene encoding chromosome segregation protein SMC, with amino-acid sequence MRLEKIKIAGFKSFVDPTTVPFPSNLVGIVGPNGCGKSNVIDAVRWVMGESSAKMLRGESMADVIFNGSTGRKPVGMATIELLFDNHDGGAGGAFAAFGQISVKRQVSRDGQSSYFLNGSRCRRRDIQDLFLGTGLGPRSYSIIEQGMISRFIEARPEELRLFIEEAAGISKYKERRRETETRMRHTRENLERLEDVRDEVSKQLQHLERQAATAEKYRQLKAQEETLQAQLAALHWRDLDTDINTRERALAAAENALEANRAEQRACEAEIERLRAAHADASEQFNQVQGQYYAVGSEIARLEQAISFARERRGRQQTELSRVEQELSDAQQLDTRDRDRLAELDTELERDQPALETAREHLEGVAEQLEQAQEALDGIQRQWDDWQTRVSEPAQQAQIERGRINQIEQRLNQDQQRAERLQQELARLDTAELQSRLEHLAERTEGLDERISLAADTQTRASEQLRNADEERRSLAGRLDAARTELQTARGRQSSLEALQESALASDDDSRANWLDQQGLLDAPRLIDLLEVASGWENAVEAALGQALGAIGSEAFARHAEQADGTGLMLFDRRARASGAVADADRLLAHITSDWPLEGLLGRYLCAENLTDALARREQLAPGECLVTRDGTLVAHDWLHSTAPDGPSLAGSLLRAEELKSLQAQTEELDDVIAELAEQQITLANERQQLEREREAAINSVTQLSRERAAMDAEIGAGRARLEHLRERGEALQAELAELADARETGLEELEEARERLTLALEASEQVAAERDQCGRERERLRTALTSARAEEQQARNRVAELTLNIETRRASREATQANLERAEQQLTQLSQRRDELGKELEAAAEPETEAREQLETQLERRMEVEEALSAARTQMEQLSTEVNEQEQERHRLEQANANAQADLAERRVQLQERLVRRRTFEEQLATDGKEPRALLEGLESGATADLWQQRLSEIGAKISRLGNINLAAIDEFQEQSERMRYLDEQRQDIQSSLDTLESAIRKIDRETRTRFKETYDRVNSGLQALFPRLFGGGNAYLELTDDDLLETGVTIMARPPGKRNASIHLLSGGEKALTAVALVFSIFELNPAPFCLLDEVDAPLDDANVSRFCQLVREMSARTQFIFISHNKVTMEIAEQLIGVTMHEPGVSRLVSVDIEDAARLAGAS
- a CDS encoding DUF2283 domain-containing protein; the protein is MKSPYLEVTFRHGRPLAAYLYLPRASGERSDYVEQAGSGLLVDFTVDGKPIGVEMTAPGHVSLAELNQVLAALNASAVTEEDVAPLLAA
- the queF gene encoding preQ(1) synthase, with protein sequence MPSEPSKTLETFPNPQPQRDYSIRIQVPEFTCLCPKTGQPDFAELMIEYVPDALCVELKSLKLYVWSFRDEGHFHEDVTNRILDDVVAALSPRFIRLTAEFNVRGGIYTTVVAEHRAPGWTPAEPVRLS
- a CDS encoding FGGY-family carbohydrate kinase yields the protein MIARASRRDAGVIGLDVGTSGCRAVAVACDGTQIAEAQAELPASVRANPGWAEQRPQDWWLGVRQVLSTLASQCGGLRLRALCLDATSATVLLCDAQGQPLGPALMYDDSRAREQAAEIERIAPMDSPARGASSSLAKLLWLRAHHQPVADVLALHQADWLSGCLTGRFGFSDWNNNLKMGFDPQAECWPGWIEQFGLAPLRLPEVVAPGTDLGPITAEAAAATGLPADLRILAGTTDSTAAVLATGALEPGDAVTSLGSTLVVKMIAEQAVTAPEYGIYSHRLGSGWLLGGASNSGGGVLAQFFSPQELKSLSARIDPTRDSGLGYYPLPGVGERFPTNDPNLAPRMQPRPASDVQFLRGLLEGIARIEQAGYERLQQLGAPAPRRVLTIGGGARNTAWTCLRERLLGVPVEPAEQQQAAYGVARLALRTHH
- a CDS encoding nucleotide sugar dehydrogenase encodes the protein MTDITLQSRPPRIGVIGLGYVGLPLAVELAKHFLTTGFDIKRERIAELERGEDSSREVSPAELAEIAALPEPLRYAHDPEQLRDCNLFIVTVPTPINEYRQPDFRPLESASRLLGGIIGRGAIVIYESTVYPGATEEVCVPLIEQGSGLIFNQDFFVGYSPERINPGDAERRLPNIKKVTSGSTPEVAAYVDALYRRIITAGTHPTSSIRVAEAAKVIENTQRDVNIALINELALIFNRLGIDTDEVLAAAGSKWNFLPFRPGLVGGHCIGVDPYYLTHKAQAIGYQPEIILAGRRLNDSMGAFVAGEVIKALCRRARIGPDTRALVMGLTFKENCPDLRNTRVVDILAELRDHGIGCDVHDPWASAAEAESEYGLKLVDWPTAPAYDAVILAVAHRDYAAMGSEAVRAVLKPGGVLYDVKHLFPKDAVDGRL
- a CDS encoding NAD-dependent epimerase codes for the protein MKVLITGAAGFIGSALGLRLLERGDEVVGVDNLNDYYDPELKRARLARLTDHAGFTDLRLDLEDRPGMAEAFAKHRPQRVVNLAAQAGVRYSIENPLAYVDSNLLGFANVLEGCRHNGVEHLVYASSSSVYGANTSMPFSVHDNVDHPLSLYAASKKANELMAHTYSHLYRLPTAGLRFFTVYGPWGRPDMALFKFTRAILAGEPIDVFNHGHHRRDFTYIDDIVEGVIRVLDRLPEPNPDWDGARPDSATSLAPYRLYNIGNSQPVELMRYIEVLEQALGREARKNLLPLQPGDVPDTYADVTELIEDTGYRPQTSVEQGVGRFVDWYRDYFGV
- a CDS encoding cysteine-rich small domain-containing protein produces the protein MTDSDRRGDIGADPGSADTVPTFRAPAPEDQSQKDHLPPPPKPAAFKGFTHSACEYYPCHPGVRRAFNCLFCYCPLIERECPGPYQLFTDARGTPRKDCSACRLPHDGIAPSWTFIQRWLHAPAFGGQPQSRARIRALSQALRPPVSE